A genomic stretch from Leishmania infantum JPCM5 genome chromosome 25 includes:
- a CDS encoding putative 2,4-dihydroxyhept-2-ene-1,7-dioic acid aldolase gives MSAGGAEFKAEMRAGKPKFGIFLNSASPLLAGQFSHSGYDWLLIDAQHSPVDPLTMAHMIAAIRTGHSKVMVRVASTQDRAGIQCALDNGADGVLIPYVNNAQELQEAVSCCYYPTTGTRSVYQPQQCMNAKGLLGYVPESNKNVVVAFQVETAACIENLEEIMAVKGIDIAFLGQNDLCMSMGLYDGRYVFPQMYFSPELQAATDKLITTAKKHDVILGLFLFGTDRVGEFLEKGFTFISIGSELHHAMVQAGTWVKALKNISEEKGKSWTNQPSALM, from the coding sequence ATGtccgctggtggcgctgagTTCAAGGCCGAGATGCGTGCCGGCAAGCCGAAGTTCGGCATCTTCCTGAACTCCGCCagcccgctgctggcgggccAGTTCAGCCACTCCGGCTACGACTGGCTGCTGATCGACGCTCAGCACTCGCCGGTGGACCCGCTGACGATGGCGCACATGATCGCTGCCATCCGCACGGGTCACTCCAAGGTCATGGTGCGCGTGGCAAGCACACAGGACCGCGCCGGCATCCAGTGCGCTCTGGACAacggcgccgatggcgtACTGATCCCGTACGTGAACAatgcgcaggagctgcaggaggccgTGTCCTGCTGCTATTACCCGACGACTGGCACGCGCTCCGTGTaccagccgcagcagtgcaTGAACGCGAAGGGCCTACTCGGCTACGTGCCGGAGTCGAATAAGAACGTGGTGGTCGCCTTCCAggtggagacggcggcgtgcaTTGAGAACCTGGAGGAAATCATGGCCGTGAAGGGCATCGACATCGCCTTCCTTGGCCAGAACGACCTCTGCATGTCCATGGGCCTGTACGACGGCCGCTACGTGTTCCCGCAGATGTACTTCTCGCCGGAGCTGCAGGCTGCCACGGACAAGCTCATCACGACGGCCAAGAAGCACGACGTCATTCTGGGCCTGTTTCTGTTCGGCACGGACCGCGTAGGTGAGTTCCTGGAGAAGGGCTTCACCTTCATCAGCATCGGCAGCGAGCTGCACCACGCCATGGTGCAGGCCGGCACCTGGGTGAAGGCGCTGAAGAATATATCGGAGGAAAAAGGCAAGTCGTGGACGAACCAGCCCAGCGCCCTCATGTAA